Below is a window of Mycobacterium dioxanotrophicus DNA.
TCGCCGGCCTCGGCAGCCTGCTCTGGCTCACGGCGCGCTGAGTCGCGCGGACCCGCCCGTCAGCACCTCATCGAGAGCCGTGACGAACAAGTCGGCGTGGTCGACGGTGAACGGCAGCGGTGGTCGGATCTTCAAGACGTTCTGCTCCCGGCCGGAAGCGCTGATCAGGATGCGGTGCTCTCGCAGCTCGTTGACCACGGTCGCGGCGGTGTCGGCATCGGGTGACCGGCTCTCGCGGTCGTTGACGATCTCGGCGGCGACGAACAGTCCCGCACCACGGACGTCGCCCAGCACGCGGTGGCGTCCTGCCAACTCGTGCAACCCCGCCATCAGCCGCGCGCCGGCCGCGCGGGCATTGTCGATCAATTGTTCGTCCTCGATGACGTCGAGCACCGCCGTCGCGGCCGCGATACTGACCGGATTGCCACCGAAGGTGTTGAAGTAACGGATATCTCGACCAAAACGAGCCATTACGTCGTCGCGGCCCACCACCGCGGCAATCGGTATGCCGTTGCCCATGGGCTTGCCGAGCACCACGAGGTCGGGGTGCAATCCGTGTCGAGTGAAGCCCCACCAACCGGCACCGAGGCGCCCGAATCCCGGCTGCACTTCATCGGCGATCCACAACCCCCCGGCGGCACGGATCACCTCGCCCGCCGGGCGGAGGAACCCGGCAGGGTCGGCCTGCACGCCGTCACTGGACAGCACCGAATCGACGATCATGCAGGCGAGCCCGAATCCTCGCTGGGCGAGAACATCGACGGCCTCCCGGACCCGCTGCGCGAAACGCTCGCCCGCCTGATGCGGCGACTCACGATAGAAGTCGGGTGC
It encodes the following:
- a CDS encoding aspartate aminotransferase family protein, translated to MNSQPMHMANAYDGIGAAELDPGSRALAERREAVLAPSYRLFYRRPVALVRGSGVWLYDADGNRYLDAYNNVPVIGHSHPHVQQLVGEQLGILNTHTRYLTEPLVAYSERLLALFPAELSKVVYTCTGSEAVDLALRTARYQTGVQGIICTSHAYHGCTAAAAEISPSLGPNNEIPPHVVCVDAPDFYRESPHQAGERFAQRVREAVDVLAQRGFGLACMIVDSVLSSDGVQADPAGFLRPAGEVIRAAGGLWIADEVQPGFGRLGAGWWGFTRHGLHPDLVVLGKPMGNGIPIAAVVGRDDVMARFGRDIRYFNTFGGNPVSIAAATAVLDVIEDEQLIDNARAAGARLMAGLHELAGRHRVLGDVRGAGLFVAAEIVNDRESRSPDADTAATVVNELREHRILISASGREQNVLKIRPPLPFTVDHADLFVTALDEVLTGGSARLSAP